Below is a genomic region from Primulina eburnea isolate SZY01 chromosome 9, ASM2296580v1, whole genome shotgun sequence.
TAGAaccaatatttcaaaattttaaaggaTCATTTTGTCACATGATATTTAGCTGCATGTAACAGCCACTTAAAGGCCGTTTATTGCCCTAAAAATTGAGTTATATCCACTGAAAAAGGGCTAAAATTCTGCTATTCAGATTCTATATCTCAGCCTATAAATACAGCCTCGTGCTTGCACGAGCACCAAAATTTTCCTATTTTCGAGCAAGATTGAGCAGAAGAATTTGAGGCATTACTATGCCATTTTTGGAGCTTTACAGTAGCCAAAACTCTGTCAATTTCAAGCACGAAATTCTGTCTTCGAACCACTTCAGGCATCCGGAAGGCAGCCCTTGTTCGAATTCTTCCAGCAACTTTGTTTACGTgttaattcaagaaaaaaacaaGATAAGTGAGCTTATATGCCATTATTCCTtagaaaaattacatatatgaGACTGATTAGTAACAACATAGAAAATAAGATGAATTTCAGTTCtatatgtcatatgatataTCTATGATACGTTTTGATCTTTGTTTCGCATTCTACCTATATCATCGTCCATACCCTTATTGCGACATGCTACTACGACATATGTTACAAAGTATTATGCAGATCACTTTCATTTTATAATTCAAGTTGTACGCTTTAGCACTATTTTGATTTCTAtcacattttaaagaaaatggtGGATTATGATATAGACTATTTTTTGTCAAGATTTGTACTACGAGACTTGTTATTTATTGTTAAACACTTTGGTGTTGAACGCTCCAGTCTCAAGGCATGACATCTGAGATTCACAAAGAAGATCAAGCTTTGTTGAAATACTATCAAACACACGCTCTAAAGTCTTATTTGATCTTTTGAAGGGTCTTATGTGATGTTTTTTGCTCACAAGtatatcaaatatttattgtttGAAGCGTGAGTATTTGTAACTTGGAGAAAGAGTCTTTATGTGCAAATTCTATTAAGTTTTGTATTAAGAATTTCAGTAAGGAAATTAGTAAGTCCTACTAGGTAGTTGCAATTTTTGTAATtgtcaaaatcttttaaaaagttGGAAATAAAAGAAGGAGAGATGTGGAAACGATTTTTTCTTTCGAACTTCTATAAACAATTCTCCTCTGCCGATTTTGGTCTGCCATTTTTTCAAGCCTTGTTTCATTGAGCTCAATTGGACTATTTCAACACATTTACTTGATGATTATCTGTTGCATCCATAATTTTGAGATTTGATCTTGACTGCTAATAACAGTTATGATCACCGAAGTCTAAGGAAAAAAAATGAAGTATCCCCTTCTTAACACCTCCACTCATTCTAACATAAATCTCGAAAGGAAAAATATTGAAATGCAAAAAATTTTCCCTCAAGTCAAGCAACGAAATGAGATAAGAAATAGAAAGGTAGGGAATCGACCCAAATATCTATCTTAAAATTCAAGGATGGATTTTTTGTATGCGAGAGACGAGTGAGGATGACAAATTGTATGTTATAATTAAGGAAGTGTTTACGATCTCTTATGAAAAGTGATTTAAAGGGAAAATCTAATTTTTGATCTTTCACATTTACCCTCTTTGTGATTTTGATTGTCTATATTATCAAATATAAGTCTTAATCTTATATTCCTATTCGTTgataattttagtcatttttcatcGAGAGCATGGACATGACACCTATGAGAACCGAAATTTTTGGGTATGTAATTATTTGTTTAAATATACacatgtataagaatttattttgaagttatgatatttttgtaaaaacattaaattcgaaaatattaaataatacatggtATTTGAAATTCCAAGCCaataaatatatgaaatttgaaattcagtGCAAGATACACGATAAAATAAGGATGCGTATCTACCTAATTGGAAAGAAATATTACATACAAGACAGTTTTTCTCAACAAGGAAGCATCTCAATATTTATGAAAGGAGTATCTCGAAATTTATGGAAGGAGCATCTCCAAATTAGGGATGGatatcaatcgaattatggtaAGATTCTTATCACCCCTCTATAAATAGTAAAATCTTTCATTCAAAATTTACCCCTCAATTTTTGAGTTCTCTctccatatttttaaaatttcctCTCCAAAATTCTGCTGCAGTTATCAAAGTTCTGTCCAAGTTCAGAAAATCATTTATCTTGCTCAATACTCAGAATCCGATCTCCACCATTCAGAATATGCTTTCATatgttttgaataaaaaatccAAATTTCACAAAAATCCAATagttatttttttgtttataacCTTCGCAAAAAACCTGCTCAAATTTTAGGCGTGAACAGTATACCTACGCTTTTTCGTCCATAAGCTGATTAAAACATTTTCCAAACTCAATTttcaccgttcataatttatttgatgTAATTTTGAACGTACTTTAGAAGTTTAAGCCCGATCCAACGGATCAATAAGGCGCAAGAAATTTTACAAGGTGGCTGATTTTCCGGTAGATGTGTTGCTGTGTTTTCGAAGTGTCGGTTGCATGATTCTTCTATGATTTCCAAATTCTTCCCGTTTTCTTTCAGATCTAAGGTAAGTgggtattttttaaaatatgttgtGTATGAATTATTTCGTTTTTGAAAGTTTCGGTCGAGCACCGTTATTCTGTTTATACCTCTTCTTGATACAATTATCGTATGTTCTATGTTTTGGCAGATGATTCAGCCGGATATGAGTGGAAATCCCAATATGCATAATATGTTTACGGCCCTTACACGGTGTGATTGTAACCGTTATACGGCCTCGCCCTCTtagaaaagtaaaaattaagaactgatatcagtaaatcaTGGAAAAGTATATGAATCTCAGTGCCTTGGCAAAAATTATGTTTATGGTTATGATGATGACATGTTATGACAATCATGTTATGCATGATATGATATGTGGTTTTCGAAATTCATGCGTATTTGTTATGTATGTGCTCGAGCATCCATCACTTACTGAGTGacgatcatatcactcacctcATTACTCTACATTCCCGAGATAAATCATAAGAGAAAATCAAGGAAGATGAACAATATCAATTTTGGGGCTGATAAAAAGAAGAATCAAGaagtttattttagtttttgttTAGTAAGTTGTAAACATTTTCGGATATTTTTATCGTTTTAAAAATCTACGTTGTATAGACAATCTTATTATTGATTTGAATATATTTGAATATCGAAACCAAACCGATTTGATTTAAACATACCTCATTATTAACTAATTGATGCTGTGtaatttgaaaaagaaatataAAATCCACTAAGCCATAATATATTAGGTCGCGCCCgaatgaaagaatttgatttggATAGATTTGAAAAAACATTCATTTTGATTGTATTTCAAATTCATTATAATTATCATTATGTGTacataaaataagaaatttacTTTATGTCTTGCTCCATCTAACACATGCAATGTCTTGCTCACCCTTTTATTTCACAACTATATTTTACTCTCTCTACACACGCATACAGAGAGACATATATACAAATATTGTTAAGATTGGAATTTGGTCAGctttcacacacacacgttatatattataaaagtACATATTGTTAGATTGGAATTTGGTTAGCCTCAAAGCTAAGTGGAAGTTTTCTAAGTTATATATAGGTAACTCTCAGTTATAATTTATATCCAATTAATTGAGAAAACTAACATACTTTTTTCACGCCAGAGAAGAACATTTGGCAGCTCCGTGAAGTTACAAATGACCATACATGGAACAAACAGATGGTCCAACTATAAGGCAACAATAACATACTGTTGGAACCATAGGATTCGGATTCCAGTTAAAATGAAAATGGAACTCAGACTAACCTCAAAAACTAGCTCAAGGAGAAGGATTTATTACGAGTTCAGTCTTAACACACACACGCCACGCACACACACAGACAACACAAACACACAGCCACCACCTAGaagataatattaaaaatatatacgtaatagtatatatagatatatattagCCCAGGTACTAAATATTAAAACGTACTATATATACAttctacacacacacacacacacacacatatatatatatatatatatatatatatatatatatatatgtgtgtgtgtgtgtgtgtgtatatgtatatatagtcACGTGTCACCAACTTTTATTTATGAGAAGTAAGCAAATTAAAAAGAATATGGAGAGGAGATAATTTTAGATTGGGGAAAACCCAAGTGTGGTGGCAAATGATGCACGTCTAACTCGTGGGTTTGACAGTGAAGTActgcatgcatatatataaatagGTTCCGATGGGAATTTACTTCATCAATCGTTTCCCCATTCATATGCTTAATCATATTTGTTTGATTAAGGGGTTCTTTTCTTTTGTCAAATCGCACAAGGAAATTAATCTCCAACTATCATTATTGAAATGGAAAGTTCCCATTCTTCCGGAGTTAGGAAAGGCGCGTGGTCTAAAGAAGAAGATGTTCTATTGAAGAACTGCGTGGAACAGTATGGAGAAGGAAAGTGGCATCTCGTCCCAGTTAGAACAGGTAATTCCCTGTATAGCATTGAATACTAAAGATTCGtcgttatattttttttttttctgtgaaAAATTCTGAAGTTTTATGGTCACTTTTCCGGATGCACCCTGAGTTTTGTTTAATATTTAAACAATGTTTCAATAGTGAACTCAAGAGAGGCAAAATCCACTTCTCTTGATCACTATATCATTTAATATCTTCTTTTTTTCACGACTCACTCTAGAAAAAGGGTTTTTTTTTCCCCTTGATGATCACTTGCATTTGTTGTCTACATGAGACTTTTTTGAACAAAAATAGCTACGAAAACGATTAAGAAGATTTTTGATTACACGCTATTGATCGATCTCGGACGGGTTtctgattgatattgaaatTTTTTCAGGGTTAAACCGATGTCGGAAGAGTTGCCGGCTGAGATGGTTGAACTATCTTAGGCCAGATATCACAAGAGGAAACTTTTCAAAAGATGAAGTTGATCTCTTGATCAGGCTGCATAAGCTATTAGGCAACAGGCAAGTTCGGCTCCATTATGTTTTTTTGTGGAGATTTTCTGTGCATATAAGCATAAGACACGTGGTCCCttcatatttatattttgaaaaattatgcataaaataattagaaATATTGTCTGTGCTCATTTAACCAGAATTCATACCAACAAATCGATCTCCTTCCGGTTCAAAGATTTTCCGATACTCAGTCCCATGCGAATAAACGCAATTCATAAGCTTGTATATACTGCATGTGTTGATTATAGCGAGTCGGGGAGATAGTTTTTTTGTTTTCCTAATTGTCCGACTTAGGTTTTGGTCTATTGAGTTTTCAAAGTTTGGTTTTGGtttacatgattttaatttttgcaTAATTCGGTCTAATTGATAACATCAGACAAGTTATCAATTTACGGTATCACAGTCTGAGTGAAAGCTAGGGAAAAAAATCAAAGTTGGTTTACCGAAAccaaattttaaaaacttaGTGGACGAAAATcggaaataaaaatattaattgaaaaaaataagtTATTATCTCATTACTAATCGAAAGATGCTTGAATTCAATTAGTTTTCTTCATTTATTAAAAAGAGAAGTTGTCATAAGTTTTGTTTTTCAGAATTTTTAACCATATTGTCACACATCGGCTGAATAACATCTTGTGAGTTGTATATATgatcttggacaatcctcctccTTGAACTAGTTTTTGGGGTTAAGTTATGTGTAAATTCCAATCTTTATATGATATCAGAGCCAGttttcaccgttatgtgttggactgcctatagtTAGGTCACATGTTTTATCAATAGTTGGTCATTTGTAAATTTTAGGCTCCAAATATTCAATCCTGGACGTAAAAAAGTGTGTTAGgttcaagttccaatcttaataTCTATAAATAAgttttttcctaaaaaaaatttgatggaTTCGCaataaattgcatgcatgtgaatGTGCGTACCTCAATACAACTCATGCCACGATCGGTTCACGCCCGACATTGTCAGCATATCCATCCATATACGAAAATGAAATGGTACGAAAATATCGTTAAAAAATTCTAGAGATTGCATTAAAAGTTTTAAATAGcatttttttagttatttattttaaatatgttaattctttttaattttttagttaatgtttttttacaaaaattttaTTCTAGGAGCGTTTCgataatttaaaatttcaaatatatggataaaaatattttattaattttttttataaaaatgaatTTGGACGAGGTATGATATTTATAGGTGAGCTTAAAAattgcaaaaaataaaaaataagtaaaTAAATTTGATGAAACAGATTTTATgatgtttttattaaacaaaaactGATTTTTTGtgtaaaacaaaaactgattttTTGTGTACTTCaagaggtttttttttttggcatttTAAAATAgactaaaatttgtgttagacggtctcacggatagtATCTGTGAGAAAGATCTCTTATTTatgttatccatgaaaaaatattattttttatgctaaaagtattactttttattgtgaatatggatatggttgatccgtctcacatattaggatccgtgagacggtctcatatgagacccgCGCTTTAAAATAATATGATGACTCGAAAGTAAGTACTAAAACCCTTATCTTTATTATTTGATAGACTACTACTCTACTAGTTTATCTTGACACGAGATGCagcatttatattatttttttgtgttagatattttttttgttaaaaaattagAGATTGTATTAAAATAAAACTTTACAAATGattttttacaatatatttttattttatgagtgatatgattatttaaaCGTAAAGATATAGACaaagataaataaatattttattagaatATCTTCTACtattgagtgggtctcatgtgagaccgtctcacggatcctaatctgggagacgagtcaaccctacccatatttacaataaaaagtaatactcttagcataagaaataatattttctcatgtataacccaaataagagatccgtctcacaaatacgacccgtgagaccgtctcacacaagtttttgtctccACTATTTTATTAAGTTGAATTGCTCTTAATAATTGACTTTGATGTCATGGTAAATTTTCACATTATACCCATGCCACCCCGGGCCTCGTCTCATcttaaaaaaccaaaaaaaccTCCCACCATTGCTGCTATGGATGAGCTACAAATTTACtcgaatatatttttttattaaatagataTGAAGTATTTTCGTAAAGTCCTTTCTTTAGAATATCATTTTATATAAAGATCATATAGAATATCCGtctatattaaaatattatagtacTTCAAGTACGGATATCCTATTAATCTAATTTATTTCTCCCAAACGTAATTCGGATAGACAAAATTTCCAAACTTCTGATTTTTTTAGCAACATAAaactttttttttgggaaaaaaagaagaagctaTAGACCAAATGAATCAAAACCAGTGAATATTTCACACTACCTCATGGGACACCGCCTCCATGACAAGATCAAAGACTCAGTTTTAACCAATGTTTTCAAAACCGGACCGGACCGGCCGGTTGGACCGGTTAAACCGTGAACCGGCCTTCAGACCGGTCCGGACATAAATAAAAACCCGGAAAACAGGTTTAACCGGAAAAAACCGGTTAAAACCCGGTTCAACCGGAAAAACCGGAAACCGGCCGGTCTTCAGGAACCGGCCGGGTCtgtgaaattataaaaaaaattgcccagagatcggcgacggttatttcaaaaaccgtcgctatatagcgacggttaaagaataaccgtcgctatttagcgacgggttttttaaaaccgtcgctaaatagcgacggttttgcaactagaaactttttttttaagaaacttGATGTTTGctactttttttataattaatcttgatgtttacttggacacttaaacttggtcatcactatttggttacatgttatgtgtaatttggatttttgaatttgaaaaatgatttttattttgatatttattgtaattttcatcttaaaaattaaataaaaactataaaaacataaataatcaatattttactattttatttattatataaaataaataaaatattaattttattgatccggttcgaccgtccggtcgaaccggttgaaccggttgaaccattttttaagACTTGACCGGTTCGATTAACGGTCCGGTTATAAAAACACTGGTTTTAACCACACATATGTGGGGTCTACCAATTCATATGCAGGGTCAACCAAATTCTTTAAAATCAACGATCCAGATCCTGTGGGGCACTACTCCACAGGTAACATCGACACTATACCCAGAACCAGATAGTAAATTTTCTGTTATCGGCATAACTTTTGGTCATGATTAGGTCTACCAAAGGCACGACATCATAAAAGCCATCGTCTTAAATGAACCTAAAAGTGTTAATTAGTTGGACTCATAAAAGAATGTACGTTAGTACACATAAATTGTAGAATTGTGCGTGGAGATGATTAGTGACAttcaaaaaaaaacatataaattttttttttaatttcttctTTATGATTTTATGGATCATTTTATGGAAGTTTTGCGTTTCTAAAAATTTTACGTGACAAAGAGTTTCAAGATTGATTTTATGTCACGTGTCCAAACTTGCATGTCACCCGTACGACATTTTATATATGATTGAGTTTGCCATGTTGATGCATATGATGTGCTTGTAGGTCCACATTAATTTGGGACTTGCAATTATTGTTGGTAGGGACCCTCTTTCTCTTCGATAACGTAACTAAAAATTAACGACTTATATTGCGTatgaatatacatatatattcattgTATCTTTCATGTCCTGTCCTGtccttttctttttatttttatttttggaaatATATGTTTCTTGTATCTAAATAATCAATAGATGTCATTAATAAAAATAGAGTATGTAAACATAAGTCACATTTATATTCATTGTTTatcttatttattatttaacccACCAAATTTGTGTCAATATATGACTGGTGATACATTAGTGGTTGTGTGGCATGACACATCCTAGCTAATCTAGCCTTGTGATTGATGACTTCTTATTCTACATATtaaaagtcaacaaaaataattaaacaaaattaataacattccaagaaaatatataatttatgtatctatcattttaattgatatatgttgagtgTAATAATTGTCTATATTGGTAAAACAATCGAAACGTAATGATTGTGCTGCTatacggtttaaaagatttgagttgtaaCATTAGTACcaactatagcttttggtaaaacgtcAAACGTTTGGTCttacaattgatatcagagtcGGGGTAATTGGTTATATTCTCATTGATTGTAATGAGTGCAATTATTATGAAGAAAATTGTTGGAGTGCGATAATTGATCGTGTTGGGTAGAGCAATCGAAGTGTCACGCTTGTGCTAGTatacggtttaaaatatttgagttgtataaTTATAatcagctataacttttggtaaaacgataaGCATTCATTCTTGCAATATATTTCGATTTTTTCATAATAGTGGTAATTACATCCATCACTTATAGTTTGTTCCAATAAACCAAATGATACctaaataaaaagtaatttgGGAACAAAGATATTACATTCATCTCTATGTTGTTTCACTTAACATCTCTTCTTATCTTCTCTCTTCTCATCTATCTTATCACTCTCTCAGACTTTCGAAGTGTATCTCTATATAAATTATCAATTCAAAAATAAAGTTACAGATTtatcaattgatgtattttaaaaaatttacaaacatgcatacaaacccacatatatacacatgtaatgattaaatgatttcacttttaaataagtatatatatttattaatataaatattgaaaaactatttcaaattgaatatgttatatatgttaattaattattggttcgaataaattaataaaaaataatatgttataattaagtacaaaatttataaaattttataaaaaaaaatttcgcaaaaatctataaaaatcttgcCAAAAAATTCTATATGaatccacataaatctgtttataaatctaTTAGATTatgtaaaagtcaataaaaatctatcaaattcataaaagtctgtcatttgaaaaaatcattaaaaataatcaaaactcTGAATTAAATAAACCCCAATTTAGCCACTCTCATATCAACGTTTTGAAAACTTTTGATTTAGCCACTGTATAATCAACTTTTCTGACCAAAAAATGAACATTCCGCAAACGGATCAagtttggtaaaaaaaaaaaaaaatcaatgaaaTTATTTTTCGAATTGTTGTTAATCAACTTGCTTGATTCCAATCCCGAATCAGATGGTCGCTGATAGCTGGACGACTCCCCGGAAGAACAGCGAACGACGTAAAGAACTTCTGGAACACTCGGATGAAGAAAAAATCAGGAGAACGAAAGGGACAACCAGTCCAGAAAACTATCACGAAGACAAACATCCTACGACCCCGACCTCGCACCTTTTCTAATCTATCCATCCAGGATGGGCCAAGAACTGCATTGGTGACAGATCACAACCACGAACCAAATAATCCCAAACAAAGCATCATCAACAACAACGATAATAGATTAGAGCCGTCGTCTTCCCAAGAAGCCAGTGAATGTATCCGTTGGTGGAGCCACTTGCTTGATGCAGCAGAGGAGGATAAATTGGAGAAAGATATCCCACTTCTCGATGATAAAGGAAAAGAACCTGGATTATGGACGCGACAGATCAATCCCGGGGGATGGATGGATGATGGGGACGACTCTCTACCAGCAAGTGAAGATTTCGATTTTTATGACGACGCTTGGGAGCTATTAGGGTTTGAAAATGATCAGAATTGAATAATATTCAGGATGGCATGATTCCGTTTGTGTAGACATTAAGATATCCGTTTGGTGATGTTGAATAAGATTGATAAGGAATaagtttttattaattttatgttTGTCTCATTTTTAGTCATCCAAATTTCATCAATTGGTCCGCGATAAAAGTGCACGTGGGCT
It encodes:
- the LOC140840554 gene encoding transcription factor MYB113-like, translated to MESSHSSGVRKGAWSKEEDVLLKNCVEQYGEGKWHLVPVRTGLNRCRKSCRLRWLNYLRPDITRGNFSKDEVDLLIRLHKLLGNRWSLIAGRLPGRTANDVKNFWNTRMKKKSGERKGQPVQKTITKTNILRPRPRTFSNLSIQDGPRTALVTDHNHEPNNPKQSIINNNDNRLEPSSSQEASECIRWWSHLLDAAEEDKLEKDIPLLDDKGKEPGLWTRQINPGGWMDDGDDSLPASEDFDFYDDAWELLGFENDQN